In Sediminispirochaeta bajacaliforniensis DSM 16054, the DNA window AAATATGAGCGGAACAAAGGTTATTCTGAACCAGGATGTCTATAACCTCGGAGAAGAGGGGGATGTCTGTGAAGTTGCCAAGGGATACGCCCGGAATTACCTTATCCCCAAAAAGCTTGCCGTTCCCTATAGTAAAGAAACGGTAGCGATTTTTGAGAGTCGCAGAGAGGCGATTGAGAAGCGCAAGGAAGAGAAACGACGGAGTGCTCTCGGCCTGAAGGGGCAGCTTGAGGGAGCCAGCATTGTTCTTTCCATGACTGCCGGTGATTCCGGAAAGCTTTTTGGTTCGGTAACCAACACCATGGTGGTGGAAGAGCTGAAAAAGATGGGCATTGAGGTCGAAAAGAAAAAGGTTGAGGTTCCCAGCAGTGCAATCAAGATGCTTGGTGACTATACCATTCGTGTGAAGCTCTATGAAAATGAGGTCGCCGAAGTAAAGTTGACTGTCAAAGATGTTCATGCCAAGAAAGAGGAGGCCGAGGCAAAAGAGGCGGCCGCCCGGAAAGCTGTTCAAGAAGTCTTTGAGGAAAGCGAAATTGACGATGAGGACAGCATAGAAGATGAAGTTGATGAGGAAGAGGA includes these proteins:
- the rplI gene encoding 50S ribosomal protein L9, which produces MSGTKVILNQDVYNLGEEGDVCEVAKGYARNYLIPKKLAVPYSKETVAIFESRREAIEKRKEEKRRSALGLKGQLEGASIVLSMTAGDSGKLFGSVTNTMVVEELKKMGIEVEKKKVEVPSSAIKMLGDYTIRVKLYENEVAEVKLTVKDVHAKKEEAEAKEAAARKAVQEVFEESEIDDEDSIEDEVDEEEEVSDEEE